One segment of Leptospirillum ferrooxidans C2-3 DNA contains the following:
- the rfaD gene encoding ADP-glyceromanno-heptose 6-epimerase — protein sequence MRYLVTGGAGFIGSNIVLRLEKDRHDVTVIDDFSSGVFQNLKGFRGDFRCGDISKMNLIDLFKSYPPFDGIIHQASITDTTVMNQEEMVQKNVEGFHRIAEYARVYQTRVVYASSAAVYGNNPSPQSEDQYPNPLNVYGFSKMLLDNIGRKLALEISKPVIGLRYFNVFGPGEGHKGKFASMIYQLYLQMRAGKNPRVFKWGEQGRDHVYVKDIVEANILALSAETSGVVNAGTGVETSFNEIIDGLNKALKTNLTPEYFDNPYSFFQNHTKASIQGTKTLLGYTPRFTVEEGIQDYVNYLEHS from the coding sequence ATGCGTTATTTGGTAACGGGTGGTGCTGGTTTTATCGGTTCAAACATTGTTCTTCGTTTGGAAAAGGATCGACATGATGTAACGGTTATCGATGATTTTTCTTCCGGCGTTTTTCAAAACCTAAAAGGTTTTCGTGGAGATTTTCGTTGTGGTGATATCTCGAAGATGAATCTAATCGATTTATTTAAGAGCTATCCTCCGTTTGATGGCATCATTCATCAGGCATCTATAACTGATACTACCGTTATGAATCAGGAAGAGATGGTTCAAAAGAATGTCGAAGGATTTCATCGTATAGCTGAATATGCGAGGGTTTACCAGACAAGGGTTGTGTATGCTTCTTCAGCAGCTGTTTATGGAAATAACCCCAGTCCACAATCCGAAGATCAATATCCCAATCCCTTAAATGTTTATGGATTTTCAAAAATGCTGCTTGACAATATTGGCCGAAAACTAGCTTTGGAAATATCGAAACCGGTTATTGGCCTGAGGTATTTCAATGTTTTTGGTCCGGGAGAAGGGCATAAGGGCAAGTTTGCGAGCATGATCTACCAGCTATATCTTCAAATGCGGGCTGGTAAAAATCCCCGGGTTTTTAAATGGGGAGAACAAGGTAGGGATCATGTTTATGTCAAGGATATTGTTGAGGCAAATATTCTTGCCCTTTCGGCAGAGACTTCCGGAGTTGTCAACGCAGGGACAGGAGTTGAAACATCCTTCAATGAAATTATTGATGGGTTGAATAAGGCATTAAAGACCAATCTGACTCCAGAATATTTCGATAATCCGTATTCCTTTTTTCAGAATCATACAAAGGCATCCATCCAGGGAACAAAGACTTTGTTGGGATATACTCCACGATTTACTGTGGAAGAGGGGATACAGGATTATGTGAATTATCTTGAGCATTCTTGA
- a CDS encoding tetratricopeptide repeat protein, with product MAIFVSRWSYAIFFFLTLGGVFFSPAQLIAQAQVIDSTKGVTGDVRDQKIQNMDDLNKLILKYGLVRNRSANASLKAISLRLGPYFDHPEFKIRIVILDRQKPIAYLLKGQTLVLSRGMIYSGLLENTDEVAGALAYLLSERMFSKLGNHFVGVAASDHSLPSPVDGKQILDPVLYAALAMVQAGYHYQGIISAVELLGKLRSDPVLGGEGKFLLDEKIRVLKGSALYFEGQIATFVHHNMTAIYDLSRFLARFPLSAGGHFLLGLAYYQSFSESRFFHPDRFLFVDDPIPTIRIHAIPLDIGALDAAESEWEMSLQLNPAFVPALNAEGRLLLLKGERKQARAYFRRAYNLIPDSPWYAADYGLSLLMEHHTVSGARLLEKSVKKASYDPRLMYDEGLWSNLNGDKTQSMDSFAEIGKIAGWREVASISSGLEPVKVPHLKKEAVASLFTKPGITMEEITKKLGIPKTPPIIVAGRTIWNYSHRGIRLIFHKNILYYSIFEKASADRFLGALSVGERYDPEDPLSLKPSWVIPLGRTPVLVFKKNYGYVTIDTKDGTISRVLLSALPQNETVEQDRMNSKGEPLIVGPQSSPSTNNETGKRSIKSGHGDGSH from the coding sequence ATGGCGATTTTTGTGAGTAGATGGTCTTATGCGATATTTTTTTTTCTGACGCTAGGCGGGGTCTTTTTTTCTCCTGCTCAACTGATTGCCCAAGCCCAGGTGATAGACTCTACCAAGGGTGTTACGGGCGATGTCCGTGATCAGAAAATCCAAAATATGGACGATCTTAACAAGCTAATACTCAAGTATGGGCTAGTTCGAAATCGATCGGCCAACGCCTCACTTAAAGCCATTAGTCTTCGTTTGGGTCCGTATTTTGATCATCCTGAATTCAAAATTCGTATAGTTATTCTTGATCGCCAAAAGCCTATTGCATACCTCTTGAAAGGTCAGACTCTTGTTTTATCAAGGGGCATGATCTACTCAGGACTTCTTGAAAATACAGATGAGGTTGCCGGCGCTCTTGCATATCTTTTATCTGAAAGAATGTTTTCAAAACTTGGGAACCATTTTGTGGGTGTGGCTGCATCAGATCATTCCTTGCCATCCCCTGTCGATGGCAAACAAATTTTAGATCCTGTTTTATATGCTGCACTTGCAATGGTTCAGGCTGGTTATCATTATCAAGGGATTATCAGTGCTGTAGAACTTTTGGGAAAACTTCGCTCGGACCCTGTCCTGGGGGGTGAAGGAAAGTTCCTGTTAGATGAAAAGATTCGGGTGTTGAAAGGTTCTGCCCTATACTTTGAAGGGCAAATAGCCACATTTGTTCATCATAACATGACTGCCATTTATGATCTTTCCCGATTCCTTGCAAGATTTCCTCTATCTGCCGGCGGCCATTTTCTGCTAGGGCTTGCTTATTATCAGTCCTTTTCTGAGAGTCGATTCTTTCATCCGGATCGTTTTCTTTTTGTAGATGATCCTATACCCACTATCAGAATACATGCAATTCCGCTTGATATCGGAGCGCTTGATGCTGCTGAGTCGGAATGGGAGATGTCTCTCCAGCTTAACCCGGCTTTTGTTCCGGCACTTAACGCTGAAGGCAGGCTGTTATTGTTGAAAGGGGAAAGGAAGCAGGCCAGAGCCTATTTTCGAAGAGCCTACAATCTGATTCCCGACTCTCCTTGGTATGCTGCAGATTATGGCCTTTCGCTTTTAATGGAGCATCATACTGTTAGTGGGGCCAGGTTACTCGAAAAATCCGTAAAGAAAGCTTCCTATGATCCAAGGCTCATGTACGATGAGGGGCTGTGGAGCAACCTTAACGGAGATAAAACTCAGAGTATGGATTCTTTTGCGGAGATTGGAAAAATTGCCGGTTGGAGAGAAGTTGCGTCTATTTCATCCGGTCTGGAGCCTGTCAAAGTTCCTCATCTTAAGAAAGAAGCGGTCGCATCATTATTTACCAAGCCAGGAATTACAATGGAAGAAATCACAAAAAAGCTGGGGATACCCAAAACTCCTCCTATTATTGTTGCCGGAAGAACGATCTGGAATTACAGTCATCGTGGTATCCGTTTGATTTTCCATAAAAATATTCTTTATTACTCAATTTTTGAGAAAGCCAGTGCGGATCGTTTTTTGGGAGCATTATCAGTAGGGGAAAGATATGATCCAGAAGATCCTTTGTCATTGAAGCCATCTTGGGTTATTCCATTGGGGAGAACGCCTGTTTTGGTCTTCAAGAAAAACTATGGGTATGTCACGATCGATACAAAAGATGGGACTATCTCGAGGGTTCTCCTTAGTGCACTTCCTCAAAACGAAACAGTGGAGCAGGATCGAATGAATTCGAAGGGAGAACCGCTTATTGTTGGGCCTCAATCTTCCCCATCAACAAATAATGAGACGGGGAAGAGGAGCATAAAGAGTGGTCATGGAGATGGTAGCCATTAG
- the purF gene encoding amidophosphoribosyltransferase translates to MSSNTSSPTDLPDDHFHEECAVFGIYGHPEAANLTYLGLYALQHRGQEGTGIASLENGKLLLRKSPKLVSEFYTEDLLNDLKGNIAIGHNRYATAGGDPEKDLQPLTAFYSKGPIALVHNGNLTNAIELKREMENEGALFTTEVDSEVLVHLIARSTGMTMVEQMGAALSSVKGSYSFIVLLENSMLGVRDPLGLRPLSIGKIGDAYVLASETCAFDLIGAEFIRDVDPGEMVVINEKGMESHKLFVRKDAPCIFEIVYFARPDSQVFGYPVYLSRKRLGGRLAKDSAVEADLVIPVPDSGLAAALGYSEASGIPVDMGLIRNHYVGRTFIEPQQSIRHFGVKIKLNAVPSILKNKRIVVVDDSIVRGTTSRKIVSMLRAAGASEVHMRIASAPIISPCFYGIDTPTRTELIGATHSLEEIRRYVKADSLAYLSVDAMQEEIERAKDQNNSRKGFCTACFTGCYPIPFSKEERIQHGLFEG, encoded by the coding sequence TTGAGCTCCAATACATCATCCCCAACAGATCTTCCCGATGACCATTTTCATGAGGAATGTGCCGTATTCGGAATTTATGGTCATCCAGAAGCAGCCAACCTGACTTACCTCGGCCTGTATGCACTGCAGCACAGGGGACAGGAAGGAACGGGTATTGCCAGCTTGGAAAACGGAAAACTTTTACTTAGAAAATCACCAAAACTAGTTTCGGAGTTTTACACAGAAGACCTGTTGAATGACTTAAAAGGGAATATCGCAATTGGACATAACCGTTATGCAACAGCTGGTGGAGATCCTGAAAAAGATCTCCAGCCACTGACAGCGTTTTACTCAAAAGGACCAATTGCTCTTGTTCATAATGGAAATTTGACCAATGCAATTGAGCTCAAACGCGAAATGGAAAACGAGGGTGCACTCTTTACAACGGAGGTTGATTCGGAGGTTCTTGTCCACCTTATTGCCAGGTCAACAGGTATGACCATGGTTGAACAAATGGGTGCAGCTCTCTCATCTGTCAAAGGATCCTATTCCTTCATTGTCCTTCTTGAAAACTCAATGCTTGGAGTAAGGGATCCACTGGGACTTCGTCCCCTTTCGATCGGAAAAATTGGCGATGCTTATGTTCTTGCATCTGAAACATGTGCGTTTGATCTTATTGGTGCTGAATTCATCAGGGATGTAGATCCAGGTGAAATGGTTGTTATCAATGAGAAAGGCATGGAAAGCCATAAACTCTTTGTTCGGAAGGATGCACCCTGCATATTTGAAATTGTTTACTTCGCCAGACCGGATAGCCAAGTTTTTGGTTATCCGGTCTATCTCTCCAGAAAAAGACTGGGAGGAAGACTGGCAAAAGATTCAGCTGTTGAAGCGGACTTAGTTATTCCCGTTCCCGACTCCGGTCTTGCTGCAGCACTTGGATACTCAGAAGCATCAGGAATTCCTGTTGATATGGGTTTAATCAGAAACCATTATGTTGGGCGAACCTTCATTGAGCCTCAACAATCCATCCGTCACTTTGGGGTCAAAATAAAGCTTAATGCTGTCCCATCAATTTTAAAGAACAAGCGCATTGTTGTCGTTGATGACTCTATCGTCAGGGGAACAACAAGCCGGAAAATTGTTTCCATGCTGCGTGCTGCAGGTGCATCTGAAGTTCATATGCGAATTGCATCAGCACCCATCATTTCACCATGCTTCTATGGTATTGACACTCCAACAAGAACTGAACTAATAGGAGCAACTCATAGTCTTGAAGAAATCAGGCGATATGTAAAGGCAGACTCATTGGCATATCTGTCTGTGGATGCCATGCAGGAAGAAATAGAAAGAGCCAAAGATCAAAACAACTCCAGAAAAGGCTTCTGCACAGCCTGCTTTACTGGCTGCTACCCAATCCCTTTTTCAAAAGAAGAAAGAATCCAGCATGGCCTGTTTGAAGGCTAA
- the purL gene encoding phosphoribosylformylglycinamidine synthase subunit PurL, whose amino-acid sequence MTLTADNRESRFRIPSHEMAAIFSLLGRDPNLTEEAIFSAMWSEHCSYKSSRKHLRRFQSAHSSRVVSGPGENAGIIHIGEGIGIAFKMESHNHPSFLEPFQGAATGVGGILRDIFAMGARPIALANSLVFGSLRHPRHRTLFRRVVAGIAGYGNPVGIPTVAGEVWFDDRYLNNILVNVFALGVVNVNSVMSAKAPKAGLIAIYMGNRTGRDGVSGAAMASRGFNSSDGDLRPQVQVADPYVGKNLIEATLKIIQEGLPVAVQDMGAAGLTSSSTEMAGRGGLGMELDLSSVPLRETKMEGWEILLSESQERMLFLAQPEQVEPILQIARNYQLAASVVGETITEPLFRVKMKGQLLAEIPIELLTDKAPVYDRPTSTNPAIVMPNHIKAQSGSHAILETFKEMISHPNGGDTTWIHQQFDKAVGGATLMGPGHDGAVMNLKSPQKSSVAIALSSLPHTLSKDAYRGAGITVLKAVTDLAAMGAIPLGMTDCLNFGNPENPEIMGQLTEAISGIADIGAALEIPVVSGNVSLYNETNKQSIPPTPMIVITGRVSDYRNRIAGITKTPGLTISLLGSSNDLSLGGSFFEWISGDTSLGPVPEPNPSQVKRIVNLMSGLSSRRLVTCSRAIGKGGILRSLFMMTLGATDLGVIIKIPNPIEPLSYFFSEAPGRILIGHSTTDQEEIIQWAKEMGVPFQTIGITAKKTFSVSYRELAGHEKHLADSPQTLQNLFMNAITQYMEDAP is encoded by the coding sequence ATGACATTGACAGCAGACAATAGAGAATCCCGATTTCGAATTCCATCACACGAAATGGCAGCCATTTTTTCCCTTCTGGGAAGAGACCCAAACCTGACAGAAGAAGCGATATTTTCTGCCATGTGGAGTGAGCACTGCAGTTATAAGTCTTCAAGAAAGCATCTCAGAAGATTTCAGTCTGCCCATAGCTCACGAGTAGTCTCAGGCCCAGGCGAAAATGCTGGAATCATCCATATTGGTGAGGGGATCGGGATTGCCTTTAAAATGGAAAGTCATAACCACCCAAGCTTTCTGGAGCCATTTCAGGGGGCTGCCACAGGTGTTGGAGGAATTCTCCGGGATATTTTTGCAATGGGAGCCCGCCCAATCGCTTTGGCAAACAGCTTGGTCTTTGGATCATTACGCCATCCCCGCCACAGAACATTGTTCAGACGTGTCGTAGCAGGGATTGCAGGCTACGGAAATCCAGTAGGAATTCCTACTGTTGCAGGTGAAGTGTGGTTCGATGATCGATATTTGAATAATATTCTCGTCAATGTTTTTGCCCTTGGCGTTGTTAACGTCAATAGTGTTATGTCAGCTAAAGCGCCAAAGGCAGGCCTTATTGCCATTTATATGGGAAACAGAACCGGACGGGACGGAGTATCTGGAGCAGCAATGGCTTCACGAGGCTTTAACTCGTCAGATGGAGACCTTAGACCACAGGTTCAGGTTGCAGATCCCTATGTAGGAAAAAATTTGATCGAAGCGACTCTTAAAATCATTCAGGAAGGACTTCCTGTTGCCGTTCAGGATATGGGCGCAGCCGGCCTGACAAGCTCCTCGACCGAGATGGCAGGACGTGGAGGACTTGGAATGGAATTGGACCTTTCCTCGGTTCCTCTTCGGGAAACCAAGATGGAAGGATGGGAGATTCTCCTTTCTGAAAGTCAGGAAAGGATGTTATTTCTTGCCCAACCAGAACAGGTAGAACCAATACTCCAGATCGCCAGGAACTACCAATTGGCAGCCAGTGTCGTCGGAGAAACGATCACCGAGCCACTATTCCGCGTTAAAATGAAAGGCCAGCTCCTGGCAGAAATTCCCATTGAGCTTTTAACAGACAAAGCCCCTGTCTATGATCGCCCAACGAGCACGAATCCCGCTATTGTGATGCCAAATCATATCAAAGCTCAAAGTGGATCCCACGCCATCTTGGAAACATTCAAGGAAATGATCTCGCATCCAAACGGTGGTGACACGACATGGATTCATCAGCAGTTTGACAAGGCTGTTGGTGGAGCAACGCTCATGGGTCCAGGACATGACGGGGCCGTTATGAACCTTAAGTCTCCCCAAAAATCATCTGTTGCAATAGCTTTATCCAGCCTTCCACATACACTTTCGAAAGATGCCTATAGGGGAGCGGGAATAACTGTCCTCAAAGCGGTTACCGATTTGGCTGCCATGGGAGCTATCCCGCTTGGAATGACGGATTGCCTCAATTTTGGAAATCCTGAAAACCCGGAAATCATGGGGCAGTTAACGGAAGCAATCTCCGGAATAGCCGATATAGGAGCAGCCCTAGAGATCCCGGTTGTTTCCGGCAATGTCAGCCTCTACAACGAAACAAACAAACAAAGCATTCCTCCGACACCCATGATTGTTATTACAGGCCGTGTATCTGATTACAGAAACAGAATAGCAGGAATCACAAAAACCCCTGGTCTTACAATCTCTCTGCTGGGATCTTCAAATGATCTTTCCCTCGGAGGCTCCTTTTTCGAATGGATCTCAGGAGATACCTCTCTTGGACCCGTCCCTGAACCGAATCCATCTCAAGTCAAGAGAATAGTCAACCTGATGTCTGGGCTTTCATCAAGACGTCTGGTCACCTGCTCCCGGGCAATTGGGAAAGGCGGCATTTTAAGAAGTCTTTTTATGATGACTCTTGGGGCAACTGATCTTGGAGTCATCATAAAAATCCCGAACCCAATAGAACCTCTTTCCTACTTTTTCTCCGAGGCTCCGGGACGAATTCTCATTGGTCACTCAACGACTGATCAGGAAGAGATCATTCAATGGGCTAAAGAAATGGGGGTTCCATTCCAAACGATAGGTATCACTGCCAAAAAAACATTTTCCGTAAGTTACCGTGAACTTGCCGGTCATGAAAAACATCTTGCTGATTCTCCCCAGACTCTTCAGAATCTTTTTATGAATGCAATAACACAATACATGGAGGATGCACCTTGA
- the purQ gene encoding phosphoribosylformylglycinamidine synthase subunit PurQ gives MLSSDTCTASFKVAILRFPGTNCEMDTFEAVSRVSGLLPEIVGHMAQSLEPYDAVIVPGGFSYGDYLRTGAIAARTPVMKALRDFALGGGAVLGICNGFQILAEAGLLPGILLENSSRKFICADTPLIVEQTKTPFTSLFSPGSRLNLPIAHQEGRYYLNEKDLALLEENAQVVMRYQKNPNGALHDIAAISNLEGNILGMMPHPERRSSDETGSTEGLTIFTSLLSSLLKSSVPDGPIKLR, from the coding sequence AACTGTGAGATGGATACATTTGAAGCGGTGTCGAGGGTCTCAGGTCTACTCCCCGAGATTGTTGGGCATATGGCCCAATCGTTGGAACCTTACGATGCAGTTATTGTACCGGGTGGTTTCTCCTATGGGGATTACCTGAGAACTGGTGCGATCGCGGCAAGGACTCCAGTCATGAAGGCTCTTAGGGACTTTGCCCTAGGGGGAGGGGCTGTCTTGGGAATCTGTAATGGTTTCCAGATTCTTGCCGAAGCCGGTCTCTTGCCAGGAATCCTCCTCGAAAACAGCAGCAGAAAATTTATCTGCGCTGATACTCCGTTGATTGTTGAACAAACAAAAACACCATTTACCTCTCTTTTCTCCCCAGGAAGCAGGTTGAATCTGCCTATAGCCCATCAAGAAGGCAGATACTACCTTAACGAAAAAGATTTGGCATTACTGGAAGAGAATGCTCAGGTTGTCATGAGGTATCAAAAAAATCCCAATGGTGCACTACATGATATTGCAGCCATTTCAAATCTCGAAGGAAATATTCTTGGAATGATGCCTCACCCCGAAAGAAGGTCCTCTGACGAAACGGGAAGTACCGAAGGATTGACAATCTTTACCTCACTTCTAAGCAGCCTTCTGAAATCATCTGTACCGGATGGACCAATCAAACTCCGGTGA